Sequence from the Microbacterium dextranolyticum genome:
CCGTCGCCGCCTGCTTGCGGACCCGCGCGCCCCCGCCGCTGCGCCCCAGCACGTCGCGGCGCAGCGGGACGGAAGCCTCGCCGCGCAGCACCGCCGCGCCCTCGTCGCCCACCGCGAGCACGCCGTACTCGCCCTGCGCGGCGATGACGCCGCGCGCGAGCAGCTGGCGCACGACGCTGCGCCAGTCCTGCTCGCTGAGGTCGGCGCCCAGCCCGTAGGTGGTGAGCGTGTCGTGCTTCTGCTGGCGGATGCGGTCGGTCGACGCTCCCCGCAGGATGTCGATGAGGTGCCCCGCGCCGAACGCCTGGTTGCGCTCGCGCTTCAGACGCACGATCGTCGACAGCAGCTTCTGCGCCGGAACGAGGCCGTCCCACGTGTCGGCCGGCTGCAGACACGTGTCGCAGTTGCCGCAGGGGTCGGATGCCTGTCCGAAATAGGCGAGCAGGTTCTGCCGACGGCACGACACCGTCTCGCAGAGGGCGAGCATCGCGTCGAGGTGCTGACCCATGCGCTGCTTGTAGGCACGGTCGCCGGGTGACTGGTCGATGAGCCTGCGCTGCTGCACGACGTCGCCGAGCCCGTAGGCCATCCAGGCGAGGGCGGGTTCGCCGTCGCGGCCCGCGCGCCCGGTCTCCTGGTAGTAGCCCTCGATGGACTTCGGCAGATCGATGTGGGCGACGAAGCGCACGTCGGGCTTGTCGATCCCCATGCCGAAGGCGATGGTGGCGACCATGACGACGCCCTCTTCGCGCAGGAACCGCTCCTGATGGCGAGCGCGCATCGCGGCATCCAGCCCTGCGTGGTACGCCAGGGCGTCGACACCCTGCCCACGCAGGTACTCCGCCGTCTGCTCGACCGATTTGCGGCTGAGTGCGTAGACGATCCCCGCGGGAGACGTCGTCGCTCCGCCGCCGGTGGTCGCCGGGACGCTGCGGATGAACTGCAGCAGCTGGCGCCGCGGATCGACCTTCGCCTCGATGCGGTACTGGATGTTCGGGCGGTCGAAGCTCGCGACGAAGTGCTGCGCGTCGTCGAGGTGCAGGCGCTCGGTGATCTCCTCGTGCGTCGCCCGGGTCGCCGTCGCGGTGAGCGCCATGCGGGGAACCCCGGGGAAGCGCTCGGCGAGATCTCCCAGCGCGAGGTAGTCGGGGCGGAAGTCGTGCCCCCACTGGCTG
This genomic interval carries:
- the recQ gene encoding DNA helicase RecQ, which gives rise to MSASIDRDDPYADVPWDVDDLTPPDDLDAPPPPEYDGYAGALARATRDEGMPRQTRGAAAAAPATALVARPRTGPDRTGQDPLVVLKEVFGYDAFRGDQADIVAQVVAGGDAVVLMPTGGGKSITYQVPALVRPGTGLVVSPLIALMHDQVDALVANGVNAAFLNSTQSAAERAVVEQAYLAGELDLLYVAPERLSGAATTALLQRGRLSVIAIDEAHCVSQWGHDFRPDYLALGDLAERFPGVPRMALTATATRATHEEITERLHLDDAQHFVASFDRPNIQYRIEAKVDPRRQLLQFIRSVPATTGGGATTSPAGIVYALSRKSVEQTAEYLRGQGVDALAYHAGLDAAMRARHQERFLREEGVVMVATIAFGMGIDKPDVRFVAHIDLPKSIEGYYQETGRAGRDGEPALAWMAYGLGDVVQQRRLIDQSPGDRAYKQRMGQHLDAMLALCETVSCRRQNLLAYFGQASDPCGNCDTCLQPADTWDGLVPAQKLLSTIVRLKRERNQAFGAGHLIDILRGASTDRIRQQKHDTLTTYGLGADLSEQDWRSVVRQLLARGVIAAQGEYGVLAVGDEGAAVLRGEASVPLRRDVLGRSGGGARVRKQAATDAVAEGDRDLFESLRAWRAGVAKEQGVPAYIVFGDATLRALADRRPATVADLEGITGIGAKKREAYGDAVIAVIAEAD